The proteins below come from a single Pelecanus crispus isolate bPelCri1 chromosome 19, bPelCri1.pri, whole genome shotgun sequence genomic window:
- the APOA1 gene encoding apolipoprotein A-I, with amino-acid sequence MRAVVVALALLCLTGTQARYFWQHDEPQTPLERLRDMMDVYLETVKTSGKEAIAQFESSAVGKQLDLKLADNLDTLGAAVAKLREDMTPYYKELREMWLKDTEALRQELTKDLEEVKEKIRPFLDQFSAKWTEELEQYRQRLLPVAQELKELTKQKVELMQEKLSPVAEEARDRLRGHVEELRKNLAPYSEELRQKLNQKLEEIREKGIPQAAEYQAKVVEHLSNLREKMTPLMQDFKDRVTPYVENLKTRILTVLDDIQKSMA; translated from the exons ATGAGAGCCGTGGTGGTGGCCcttgccctgctctgcctgacGG GCACCCAGGCCCGCTACTTCTGGCAGCACGATGAACCCCAGACGCCCCTGGAGCGCCTCAGGGACATGATGGACGTGTACCTGGAGACGGTGAAGACCAGCGGCAAGGAAGCCATCGCCCAGTTCGAGTCCTCCGCTGTGGGCAAACAGCTGGA CCTGAAGCTGGCCGACAACCTGGACACGCTGGGCGCGGCCGTCGCCAAGCTGCGGGAGGACATGACCCCCTACTACAAGGAGTTGCGGGAGATGTGGCTGAAGGACACGGAGGCCCTGCGCCAGGAACTGACCAAGGATCTGGAGgaggtgaaggagaagatccGGCCCTTCCTGGACCAGTTCTCTGCCAAGTGGAcggaggagctggagcagtACCGCCAGCGCCTGCTGCCCGTGGCCCAGGAGCTGAAGGAGCTCACCAAGCAGAAGGTGGAGCTGATGCAGGAGAAGCTGAGCCCGGTGGCCGAGGAGGCGCGGGACCGCCTGCGCGGGCACGTGGAGGAGCTGCGCAAGAACCTGGCGCCCTACAGCGAGGAGCTGCGGCAGAAGCTGAACCAGAAGCTGGAGGAGATCCGGGAGAAGGGCATCCCCCAGGCCGCCGAGTACCAGGCCAAGGTGGTGGAGCACCTCAGCAACCTGCGCGAGAAGATGACGCCCCTGATGCAGGACTTCAAGGACCGCGTCACCCCCTACGTCGAGAACCTCAAGACCCGCATCCTCACCGTCCTGGACGACATCCAGAAGAGCATGGCCTGA